ACATGAGCAAAACTCGAAGTTTAAACCTCTTACACATTAACACAcgctgtgtgtatatatatatatatatatatatatatatatatatatgtgtagcTCTTGGTAGCTCATGGATGCACAACAAATTGAAAGACGTCAGCTTTGCTCTGAGCTCaaacagaataataaataaaatgaagagccaacatttgaaatgtcacgCAGTCTCTCCATTTTGTCTCGATGACACGAGCGCAGGTGTCTAGCAGGGCTGAAACGGCACCAAATGAAACCATCTGACTCCCATGCTCTCCGCAGCGTAGGACGTCTGCCTGGCAACGCCGCGTGCTAATGAAGATCAAATGATCACGTCAGACGGTGCGGCTCATGTTTACTGCTCCAACTGTCCAATTTGGATGCCCGTCGCAGAGAAACAACAAAGCCTCATCACCATCTGGCCAACGACTGGACGTTGGCTGTAATGACATTCACACATTCTGCTGTGATGTTGCAGCACGCTGGAGTGAGGgacaagagcgccccctgtcGACACTTAGGTGGTAGCTCAACGTGACTGAGGAGGCCAATTCTTTACCACtattttattctgtttctgttttaagagaaatagatttttttgaTGTTGAGAGAATCCTGATGAAGGCAACAGGAACATAACAGACGGACATGATGCTCCAGGACAGAGCACTCATAGTGACTGGGAGATTGGTAGCATCCCATAATCTCAGACCAGCATTTGAGCAGTGGCACCCACATAAAGTGACAATGTTCTACTCTCAAAATAAGACAAAAGACTTACCACCCCAACACTTAGTAACAACACTCAATTCTATCTCAGAAGTGTGGTGATACAACCATGTCAGATGTGGCCTAATGGCTCATCTTAACTTGCGTCACTGCAGTGGGATCAGTTATCATATTTAATACCTGAGCAGCACTCACTTCTTTCTTTGCATTGTGATTGCCTCCTGCCAAGGACCATGACCTAAAGTTACCCAGGTACACTTAAGGATGCTCTGATTTAAAGCTACCTTTGCTCCCTCAAGGTTCTGATGAAAGGCAAGCATTTTAAACGTACTTAAGAACCAGTGCTGAGTTGTAACTTCACCTTGGGATCTCTCTATTCAGTTGGTTCCTTTTATGTTAAACTCCTACACGGTTACATAATCCTGCAGATATATCAAAGTGGAACCTGTGCACTTTTGACTCTTTCTAAATGTTGGCTTGAGATGTAACATTTGAGTGTGAAACTGTCTCCAACACAATTCCAGAGTTGCATAAGAAGCAACAATAACACGCCACGGTTGCAAGTGAAAGAGCTTTCCTTCTCATATCTTACTGGGCTTGTATGCCGATTAAGGTGCCATCGTTCTGAAAGATTCAATCGACTATGAAGGTCTAGAAAGCTACAATACAGCGGCAGTGATGGGATGTCTTGTGTTCTTCAGTGAAAAAAGAGAATCGACTAAAACTGTTGCCTTCAAAAATGTTGCAACATAGCAGCATTGCATGACGGCGTCTTTTACAATGAGCATAACTGGAGAAAACAGGAGGCATGAAGAGCCTTGAACAAAACAACTCGGCTCTTGCTTTGATTATATTTAAAGAACgtgtgccccctgctggacatgtTGACAATATCAACAGTGCAACTGAACACTGCACAAACAGTGGAACAAAAATCTCACCGATCAATTCTGTAGGATTCTTCTCGATGAAGTGCTCACATAGTCTGATGAACATGGCTGTGGTGTCTTCAGAAGGACATTCTCCGTGGCTGGAGGAAGCAGGATGAAGGCTTTTGTTTAGGACAATTCGGCGCACTCAAGCAGGACAGTCATACCTACCCTTTACACTGCAGCTTCACATATTTAATGCCTTCCTTTTCGATGTCGTTGCGGTCGTAGAAGCGAGTAGTGTTCGTCAGATCAACCAGCAGACCCATCTTCACCTGGGAAAACAACAGATACATCACTTCAGCAAATGCACTGACTTTTGCAACAGCTTTATTCTAGATCCATCTACTTACTTTGAGACTTTTTAAGTAGTCTGACAGCATGCTTGGGTGAAATCTGTTTTCAGCCGCAACCTGGTCGTCATATCTGGGGCCCAGCATTGTTTTCATGGGAAGGAATTTACCTAAAAACAGACAGGAGCTTTAAGTATGTTGCCAAACTTCCTGCAATTAAAGTGACCATGTATGAATGTAGCGGATGGCTAcgtggcttaaatgagagcgtGCACACCATCAGACAAATGATCTCACTTAAAGATGAGATCTCACGAGATCAAATGCATTGAAAGAAAGTCACAACACCAAAAGAAGCGGAACGCATCATTGAGGTGGACTTGAACCTGAGAGTTTTCAGCATATTTTCAGGGGAAAATCCTGACGCAAACATCACAATAATTGAAGTCCGTTGCTTGTGGCAAGTCGTGCATtccggccggacatatgaaaAGACAGACCGCTGCAGTTTGGAGAGGAATTTACTTTTTACATAGTTTTTACTATTAAAAACTATGTTCATTGTCACCAAATCAGTAAAAGTCAAAAGTATCCTCTCTAATTCGTTGTTTGTCTATTGCGTCTTTATAAATCCTGGCAGAGACCTTGGGACACAGGGAAACCTTCTATTTCAATGCCTGGCAGAAAGCCaatatgaaataaaagaaaaggggAGATAACACTGAATAATTTGGAAGATTATCTTTGTGCCTTGCTAAATGTTTCACTTCCAATGATCTGACTCTCAGAATCACACATCATGGGAGTGAAACCTACAGCTTCCCTTTCAACTGTTACAGCtagtctcttcctcctcttgctcATTCAAACACATAACGTCTTGCTTCCACTGACTTGCAACCTTTTCCACGAACACAAGGAAAGTCCAAAGACCGATGAACACTTTCATCACTTTTTAATGACATCATATGATTCTAGCAATACTTAGACTGACTAAAATCAACTCTTGAAGAAAAGTAAAGACTTGAATCGTGGCTACTGACTTTGATATCTTAGGTTAACACCTTAACGTCCTATTTTTATGTCCTATAAGTTCAAAACACGTCAGAGTCAGTTCAGCAGCGTGATGCTGCCCAAGCATGGAGCCGGTTTGTTTGGACACGTGACGCAGCCAGAGCAGAGCTAGCCAAACTGTCGGTCAAATTAATTCACAACAAACACGTATACAATGCCACCGACACGTGTTTTGGTGGCTTTTATAAGATAAAATGTACGAAAACATTCTAAACGACATCAAGATGTTGGGTTTCCAGTACATCGCTGTCAAACGCGGGAGCTAGCCAAAACGCTGATCAGACATAAAGACTGaagaaaaatgcacaatttaaATCAGTAGACAATATTCAGAGTAGAACTACCGCAAATTCAGACAATATTATTTTACTCGTGTTTCAAACTAATGCAGAGTAAAACATATCTAATCCTGGCATTGACATGAACACGTTTCCTCAGTTAAACAAGTGTTCcttataaacatttttgcatGGACACGGTGTTTGAAAAGCAACGTTACGGACAGAATGGATCAATAGAAGAGGAGCTCAAGGTGGATTCCTGCTGTGTTTTGGTTGCTCACCTGCTACAGGTTGTCCTCTTCTGGGACAATTCCGCCACCGAGGAGGAGGTCCGTTGTGTGACATCGTTACTTGTGATAAATCAACGTATTTCTTCCAAAGCCAGCCGGTGGCTCGCTGTTCCCCGGACACAGTGGCAGTAATCCCCCTGTCTTCCACCCGAGCACCGAGGAGTCGAGGCCTAACAGCCACTAATCTCTAATTCCCGTCCGGTTCACAGCCTCTTGTCCTCTCGGAGACATTGAAAGCAGCCGCAGAAAGCTGCTGCTCGCAGCCTGGTGGGTTTCTGAATTAACGGGTTTGGTGCGGGAATGTTACCAGCAGCGAGCATCGCTTATCGACGACCATAACAAACATGCTAGTTAGCACTGGCTAAACAAGCGTTTGCCGCCTTCTTCGTCGCTGTGTTTCAGGCGCACCCGAACGCACTatcgccatctgctggttaTTTGAAGGAACTATTCAAATCAAATCATCATTCACGGAAGGAAACTGTCAAAGCATCTTAATTTATCCGAAGAGTAGAGGTTCCACCTCCTACAATGTATTAAGAAACGGATCTTACAGTAAATTCTGTTCAATAAGTCAACACTATTCcttatgaattattaatgagTTAGACTGTTGAAACGTTTGACATATCCACTTGCATTGAATGGTTGATAACTTTATTCATCTGAGCATTTGACACATCATTTCAGGTACTCGATAATGCTAGCCGCTTTAAACACTCACAAAGCTGTTATTGTAATTATTGAAGTGAATACAATCGTGTCACAGATACACAATGTCCAGTTGGCAACATGCAGTTACTGCCatcgtttttttcccccctcttgTTTTCTACTTCCGGTCCCGAGGTTCATCATCTTCAAACATGTCCAGAGTGACGTATGTGGTTACGGAAGATTGTTTTCCTTTAGATTTAAAAGCAGGAATATCCACAGAGTTCTGACTTCGGTACGGATTTGACGAGCAGCTCTCCATGGACAGCAGGGTGCTTGATTCTCCGGAGGACGACTGAAGCGTTGGCTTTTCGGGGAACAGTGTTGCGGCCGAGGTTTGGTCGCAGAGAtcggtggaggaggtgggttgtgagttaTCGAGCCAAGACGTCTCTGAGTAAACACGTTCGCAGACACTCTCAGATGGAGTATGGAAGGGCTGGCCTGTGAAAAAGCCCTGTGGGTTCAGCCAAAAACATTCGTAAACAAGTGGAACAAAATGAACATGCAataatgagctgagccagaaggcaggtAAGGATTCGGTCTGCTGACAGGGTACCTGTTGCCTCTTGTCCTCCTGAGCCGGTCCTGACCACTGAGCCAGAGAACTGAGTCGGGGATCCGGGACCGGCTTCTTCTGGAAATTCCTCCACCTGGAATATTGACGATCACAAAGACAGCCCTACTTCAAACTGTGAGTGGGTCACTTACTTCACTGTGCAGATCAGGCCCCCTAACAAGATCAGAACGCTTCCACTGATGCTCAGTACTTGGATGATCCAGGGGTCTAGATGAGAGAGTCAGTGAGGAATCGGATGACGACAAATGATCGACTCCGATTCTCACCAAATCTCTTTGTCGTGAAAAACATCTCTCTGATTTCGCTGCTTCCTATGAGAGAATTGGCCTGCACTTGGACTCTGTAGCGAGTGTCTGGTGTCAGGTGTCTCAAAACAACTTGCTGTTTTGTGTGATGTACAGTGACatctgcaacacaacacaaagagtATCTTTCATATGTCAAGTGACAGAGACATTTTAAGCAGAATTGCGAGAACAAAAAGACAGATTGAAATTGGCtgataaccaaaaaaaaaagacagtagaAATGcagaataaatcaaaatatttttctggaaaaaaactacaaaataataaGCTAGGTCACAAAATAcgtataaatattattataaatattaatatttttatttaacactTTTAAAAAGACATAAAAGTTGAAGATAGAAGATGCAAGAACAAGGTAGtcaaaaaaagttattaaaaaaaataagttaaacAGTAAAAAGTTACCTGTCAATATACATTTCTAACGACAGcttaaaaagttaaaataaattaagaaaaaaacaaacaaacaagatgcGTCCTCAAAATAACAGAAGCCTCTCAGTACTCACTCAGCTCTGGTCCTGTGTCTGTTCCATAGTAAACAGCGTAGTTGTCGATGACGCCGCTGCACGCCTCCTGCGATATCACAGTCCACCTTACGACGGCGCTGGTGTCTCGGGCCTGGACATCATTGATTGAGACCAAACCTGGATCTGATAGGAGACGTGATGTTGGAACGAGCTTATAAAATCACTTCATACGGTTTTCACCTCCGATTCTGGAGCAGACCCGCTGGGCTGAGTTCGCCCCTCCGGTCTCATCACCCAGTAGCGGCGTCACTGTGATGTCGTATGGCTTCAGATCCTGCAGGTCTGGAATGAGAAGAACGATAGCAACTGGCCTGTCGTCTGTCAGAGCCGTGGAGTGGAGCTTCCTATGGGGGCTCATAGGGAGGAGAGATCCTGGCGCTCACCACACAGCGTGAAGTTGAGGCTGCTGGTTCTATTCCAGTGATACTGAATCCCATCATGAGTCCAGTCCACCATGTAGCCAGTGACCAGCCCGGGTGGAGGGCTCCAGCTGACAAGAATGGACCCATTGCCAGTCCAGGTCTGCAGGTCCGAAACCCGAGGGGCGGCTGAGGAGGGAGCAACAGTGACGGCAAGAGACACTGATTGAATACTGGGATTTAAACTTACATCGTCCGGAGACAGGGACGTGAACAGACTCCTCCACCAGCAGGGCGGCGCTGTCGAACACCGAGAGCTGAAGTGTTTGCTGGTTCTGATCCACGCGGACCTCGCAGGTGGAATTACCGCACTCTCCCTCCAACTCCGTTTCATTGGCCGATGTCAGATTCAGGGCAAAGGTGAATGTTCCTCTGCACGCCGAGGGGATCGGCTGTCCAGGTAAGACCagagttggaaaaaaatgaaggtcaCTGAAAGGTCATGAAGTGTCCCACCTTCCACATGACAAGCACGTCCCTGCGTCCGTCACTTCCTGCCGCCCGGATCTTCCGCCACAAATGCAGATGCATCTTTTTCTCTGAAAGATTCCAAAGTGAGTcgtgaaagagaaaacaaatcatttaTTTGATGAAAAAACGGACTGTTTATTCGGGTCAGAACCGTCACGGCGGAACTCCAGTCGCTCCAGGGAGCCTGGTCGAAGGCGCAGCGAACAGAAACAGTGTAGTTTCTGCACGAGTCCACATCAGTTATGCTGAGCTTTCCTTGTCCTCCTCCAGTGAGAGTCACGTTCTGGATCACCTGGAAGATATGcacgaaaaaaaaatcttttttaagAGTCACAGGGGGGCGCTGTTTATAATGGGGCGGGGGCCAGGTGAGGAACACCCTGGGCAGGTCTCATCATTTACCCGGTTGTGTTTGACTTGACAGCACACTGGGATATCCAACGCCGGGAAGGCGAGCCACTTTGCCAGCAGGTGGGCGGAGAAGACCGACACTGTCACTCTCGGCTGCATCATTTTCACTGTGGGAGGAATGGATGTGAGAAGAGCTCTCTGTGATCCCCGGAGTCGAGCGGTCTCACTCACAGTTTTCGAACAGACTGAACTCCTGCAGCTGCGACCTGATCATCCTCTTGGCGGTTTGAGCCTTCACAATGACTCTGGCTGTGCCCAGTGGGATGTTTTTAGACGTGGTGCAGGAGTTCACTTCAGAGCGACAGAGTTCAACCTCCGACCCCGGATCCCTGAAGTCATAGGAGGAAAGGAGGTACATTTTTCGTGCACATGCACTCATGAAGGTCAAATTTCACACCTGattactaaaaaaaataaaacatatacagTAATAAAGACATACTTTCTATCAATATGGTTTAATATCTCTGTATTATTTACATATTGTTCGCTCATTTTCAATCTCATATTTCATtcacatgaacatgaaacaGTTCACAAATAATTCACTTCGACCTTGAGTCAAAAGAAATTTACTTTGAAGGAGTTTTGTAAAGTAGACTGTTTATAAAAAGCGGtctttataaataaattgaaatgtttattttttttacttattttttaaagGACTATTAATTGTGTAAACAGATACACAAATGAAGGAAATgggtgtttattattattattatcttcatGGGTCACGTGAAGCTCAGTCACACTGCAAACGCCCTGAGAGACCGGAGCGTGGTACACAGACAAACTGACCCACCTACTGAGGAGTACTGAGAAGTTCACTGTCCCCAGAGAGTGGCTGTGATGTGACCAGGTACAGGTGAAGAGCTCGGGCTCGCCACCGTCACTGCTGTTCTTGTAGTGCCACATGCACCGGACGTTGTCGAGTCCAGCTGCAAAACAACATGAGTTCTCAAACTCTGGAAGGTTTACTGCGCTACAACAGTGGCGCACAGGCTCATGAAGGGGGCCACCACGGGTGCAAACCCAACACACTGAGGTACATCGCTACCAAACTGCGGTCAAGTGATCCGCCATCCAGCCGCACCTAAATCTGTTACTCCAGGCTTTACGCTATCTATGTATCTCACCAGGATAAAGCGACAGACAGAGTTTGCTTCATCACTTAATTTCCTAAAAGATTCCCGAAATCTGATTTTATATTCGTGTTCAGCATGTCTTCTACTATTTATAAGTAAAGTTTCATGCAGTTTGACTGaggaaatatggatttattgcACAATAAGTGCAGTGGAATACAGTCATGACAAGTATATTTTTATCAATTTATTATTCAATAAGTTGAGtggaatacatatatatatatatatatatatatatatatatatatatatatattgaggaTTTGATGAGGATTTCTGTCAACTATTTGGGGTATTGTTTTTTTAGGAAATTAGGTGACCGAGCTATCACTGTCTGTCACTTCATCCTGGTGAGGTACACAAATACACATtagcgcacacagacacacagccaCTATAAAAACAGTCTTACTCCCCTCTCAAAGCAAAGCACATGACATGAACACATCATACACTCTCACAAAGGTCAGGACAAGCGACACAATTCCAGCAAAGCCCACGTCCAGTTTCtcaccaaacaaacacatgcactcTCACTCTCTTTTGAGTGGCCCTCACTGTAGTCCCTGATGAAGAGGCCCCCCAGGACCTGCTGCGTCTGCGCACAGTGACACTGCAACTTGGCGACGTGGTGAGTGAAGTTCCTCAGCGCCAGCCTCGTGTGAGTGGAGTTGACGTTCGTGGAGGACGAGTCGTCCAGACGATCTTTGTTCAGAGTCCAGTACACCGTCCCGTGAAAACACTCGGGACAGGAGCGGATGCAGAAGACGTCGGCGTCAGAGCCCCAGAGGAGGGACAGAGTTTGGGGTTCCACTCCGCAGCTGCTCTCCTGCTGACCTGCAGAGAAGTCACTTCATTTCATCACGGAGGAATGATGATGCTGGTGATCTGAATCAATCACATGATCCACGCAGCGATACAGCAGGTCAATGAAGCTGCTGGAGCAGTGAAACATAGAGATGGTGGAGATCTCTATTTATTTAGCTTTGCATGTATCAAAGATAAAATAAGGCAAATTCTCCTCATTCATCAGTCTGAATTTGCTGAACACCAATTTtctcaataaacaaacaaaagactacagacattttctgtcagcactatAAAAGAAACACCAAAATATAATGAATTATATTCATGACAGTCAGGATTTTTGAACATGGAGCtttgaattaaatattttatacatttgaatacaatataatatatggATGGATGTATATTTTGTCAATAGGAGTGTTTTATTCAGGAGGGaacaaaaactttataataattatatttggAAATAATAACTGTCAATCCcacaaaaatactttttaaaatagataaaggaaaatgacattttacaataaaaaaataaaacacaataaacaaatgAGCTCGACTGTTTTTCCTTTGATCTTCATCAGCTTTTAAAGACTGAATAATATTCTTCCACATGTAAATGTGGAGAGAAAATGGCTGATGATAGTCGACCAGATTTTTAACCACAGCACCGAGCGTGAAATCAACACCATCACATGACGGTGAAAGGAAACTGAACTCACCCTCTCTTATGGAGGAAAGAAAAATCAGGACGATGAAAGAAAGAGGAGCCATGACTTCAGTAGCTTCAGACTCCAACATCACCCCCCAAAAATCTGCGATGGATCCCGAATATCTCAGCTTTTTAACGCCACATGTGATCGACCGTTACACAGGAACTGAAGCAAAAGAGTTATTACTTCACCAGAAGGGGAGTGAGCCAAGAGGAAGTGCAGATAATGTGTCTGATTCCCTGGGCAGCTCCAGCGTTCGCAACCAGTTGAAACCTTCCAGTGACATCAGATGGTAATGAATTCTACGACTTTAGCCAGAAACTCTGAAACATGATGCTTGCTGACTCTTCCCGGAACACGTTAGGTTTCCCATCAATGAATTACAATTGAAGCAGCCAAGCTCTTAGTTTGATCcaagcaaagaaaacaagcagCATCGTGGGAAATTCAAATGATTCTGTGAATTAACAGTACTACTGACCTACTGGACCTACTGCCTGTTATCAATGCTTATTGGGTGAGAAAATGGTGCTGTACTTCTGAGGAGCCACtaaatgtgacaaaaacaaacaaataataataaaataacattgaaCAGTCCTAGTTTTCGGATTCTTAACTCTGCTTTTAGGAATCAGGATGAGCTTTATTTGCCAAGGATGTTTAACATACAGGGAATTTGTTCCGGCCGATGGTGACTCTATAGAGATTTTCAATAGAAAATAGAAGAGAAGAATATAGaggaatatatatttacagggGAAaatagaataagaataagaagaatatatatttacaaagaaacagacacaataatattaataatgagtaaaaataaataaaaataaaaaacactgtgcagactgaaagtgcaaaaagcagaaaaaaattgAGGTGTGTTGAGTTCGATCTTAttgcttcattaaaaaaagtaattcaaGAAAATAGACGGGTTGAAATCGATcaaataattgtgttttatttctggtTTAATTGAAACTTCCGTCAAACTTTGTCCTAAACGTTTGTGATTGGGCCTCTACTACACCAGATGGCGCCAAACAACATTCCGATTTTTCGACCCACTATAACAGATAAGCGAAGAAGACAGTGCTGCGCGTGCGCAGACCGATTCTAGCGTGAGCTTGCTTACGTTTGTTTTGGTACCCGGTGTCTCGGCTTTCATGGTCACTGCGGTGCTGGTGGCCGCTGTCGTGGGCGGCGGCGTCCTGCTCCTTCTCC
This window of the Synchiropus splendidus isolate RoL2022-P1 chromosome 12, RoL_Sspl_1.0, whole genome shotgun sequence genome carries:
- the LOC128768139 gene encoding interleukin-31 receptor subunit alpha-like, which produces MLESEATEVMAPLSFIVLIFLSSIREGQQESSCGVEPQTLSLLWGSDADVFCIRSCPECFHGTVYWTLNKDRLDDSSSTNVNSTHTRLALRNFTHHVAKLQCHCAQTQQVLGGLFIRDYTGLDNVRCMWHYKNSSDGGEPELFTCTWSHHSHSLGTVNFSVLLSRDPGSEVELCRSEVNSCTTSKNIPLGTARVIVKAQTAKRMIRSQLQEFSLFENLKMMQPRVTVSVFSAHLLAKWLAFPALDIPVCCQVKHNRVIQNVTLTGGGQGKLSITDVDSCRNYTVSVRCAFDQAPWSDWSSAVTVLTRINKKKMHLHLWRKIRAAGSDGRRDVLVMWKPIPSACRGTFTFALNLTSANETELEGECGNSTCEVRVDQNQQTLQLSVFDSAALLVEESVHVPVSGRSAPRVSDLQTWTGNGSILVSWSPPPGLVTGYMVDWTHDGIQYHWNRTSSLNFTLCDLQDLKPYDITVTPLLGDETGGANSAQRVCSRIGDPGLVSINDVQARDTSAVVRWTVISQEACSGVIDNYAVYYGTDTGPELNVTVHHTKQQVVLRHLTPDTRYRVQVQANSLIGSSEIREMFFTTKRFDPWIIQVLSISGSVLILLGGLICTVKWRNFQKKPVPDPRLSSLAQWSGPAQEDKRQQGFFTGQPFHTPSESVCERVYSETSWLDNSQPTSSTDLCDQTSAATLFPEKPTLQSSSGESSTLLSMESCSSNPYRSQNSVDIPAFKSKGKQSSVTTYVTLDMFEDDEPRDRK